In Chryseobacterium shigense, the following proteins share a genomic window:
- the mltG gene encoding endolytic transglycosylase MltG encodes MKKTVLIIALIIVGAAGFFGLRYYNRYYGNNVEKDGYVLIPHKSDFRQILDSVAPYVKDKEAFEAVARDKNLDKFFKPGRYHFQAGAGNTNLVNMIKAGNQSENSFRIGDFGDVYQMIGKVARKTELDSLHFANDLNQVAVEKGYKNAEDLKKYFFIDTYNFFWTVSPREFFKKFDEQYSEFWTSERKNKEQQSGLTRDQIYALASIVYKESGGKKDEMKTIAGLYLNRYRKGMKLQSDPTVIYAINKQTNFKEPIKRVLYKHLSTPSPYNTYANAGIPPGPICVVDKSSVDAVLNAENNNYIFMCADPARFGYHKFTASAEEHAINAKAYQDWLNSKNIK; translated from the coding sequence ATGAAAAAAACTGTTCTCATTATCGCTCTCATTATCGTTGGAGCGGCAGGATTTTTTGGTTTAAGATATTATAACAGATATTATGGGAATAATGTGGAGAAAGACGGCTACGTACTCATTCCGCACAAATCGGATTTCAGGCAAATCCTTGATTCTGTAGCTCCTTATGTAAAAGATAAGGAAGCTTTTGAAGCTGTTGCCAGAGATAAGAACCTTGATAAATTCTTTAAACCGGGCCGGTACCATTTTCAGGCAGGAGCCGGAAACACCAATCTTGTGAATATGATCAAGGCCGGAAACCAATCTGAAAACAGCTTCAGAATAGGAGATTTCGGGGATGTGTACCAAATGATAGGTAAAGTAGCCAGGAAAACAGAGCTGGATTCTTTACATTTTGCCAACGACCTGAATCAGGTGGCCGTAGAGAAAGGCTATAAAAATGCAGAGGATTTAAAGAAATATTTTTTCATCGATACTTATAATTTCTTCTGGACCGTAAGTCCAAGAGAATTTTTCAAAAAGTTTGATGAGCAGTACAGTGAATTCTGGACCAGTGAAAGAAAGAACAAGGAACAGCAATCCGGCCTGACGAGAGACCAGATTTATGCGCTCGCTTCTATTGTTTACAAAGAATCAGGAGGAAAGAAGGATGAAATGAAAACAATTGCCGGGCTTTACCTGAACCGTTACAGAAAAGGAATGAAGCTTCAGTCTGATCCTACAGTCATTTATGCAATCAACAAGCAGACTAATTTCAAAGAACCGATTAAAAGAGTATTATACAAACATTTGTCTACTCCATCACCATATAATACCTATGCCAATGCCGGAATTCCTCCGGGGCCTATCTGTGTAGTGGATAAAAGTTCTGTAGATGCAGTTTTGAATGCTGAAAACAACAACTATATATTCATGTGTGCTGATCCTGCAAGGTTCGGCTACCATAAATTTACCGCCAGTGCAGAAGAGCATGCCATCAATGCAAAAGCTTACCAGGATTGGCTGAATTCAAAAAATATAAAATAA
- the dapF gene encoding diaminopimelate epimerase translates to MEFYKYQGTGNDFVMIDNRDLQFPKEKDLIKKLCDRRFGIGADGLILLENDNTYDFKMVYYNSDGGESTMCGNGGRCLVAFAFFLDIFEDKCKFIAIDGEHEAEIHNGIIKLKMIDVDTISGDGEDTVMNTGSPHYVKYVEDLVNYNVFAKGHGIRNSENYKENGINVNFVEKITDDEIFVRTYERGVEDETYSCGTGVTASALTFLQKHNLISVKVKTLGGNLKVHAEKNGNSFQNIWLEGPAKQVFRGKTDLI, encoded by the coding sequence ATGGAATTCTATAAATATCAGGGTACTGGAAATGATTTTGTGATGATAGACAACCGGGATCTGCAATTCCCAAAGGAAAAAGACCTTATTAAAAAATTATGTGACAGACGTTTTGGAATTGGTGCAGACGGGCTTATCCTTCTTGAAAATGACAACACCTATGATTTCAAAATGGTATATTATAATTCTGACGGTGGCGAGAGTACCATGTGCGGAAATGGCGGAAGATGTCTTGTAGCCTTTGCTTTCTTCCTGGATATTTTTGAGGACAAATGCAAATTCATTGCCATAGATGGTGAACATGAAGCAGAAATCCATAACGGTATCATCAAATTAAAGATGATTGATGTGGATACCATCTCCGGTGACGGAGAAGACACGGTAATGAACACAGGATCCCCCCACTATGTAAAATATGTAGAAGATCTGGTAAATTATAACGTTTTTGCAAAAGGACACGGCATCAGAAATTCTGAAAATTATAAGGAAAACGGCATCAATGTAAATTTTGTAGAAAAAATTACAGATGATGAAATTTTCGTAAGAACCTATGAACGAGGCGTTGAGGACGAAACTTACAGCTGCGGAACAGGAGTTACGGCTTCTGCTTTAACTTTTCTGCAAAAACACAATCTAATCTCTGTAAAAGTTAAAACTTTGGGAGGCAATCTTAAGGTTCATGCTGAAAAAAACGGAAATTCTTTTCAAAACATTTGGCTTGAAGGTCCTGCAAAGCAAGTTTTTAGAGGTAAAACAGATCTTATTTAA